Below is a window of Planctomycetota bacterium DNA.
CCACGCGCCCCGCGTGGTTGCAGCCGGCGAGCACCACCACGGGCACGCCCATCCAGAGCGCGTCGAGGGTGGTGGTGGTCCCGTTGTAGGGGAAGGGGTCCAGGCCGATGTCGACCGCGTTGTAGCGCTGCATGTGCTCGAACTGCCCGAGATCCTTGCCGAGAATGTCCAATCGCTCGGGCGAAACACTGTGGGCGGCGAATTGACCGCGGAGCAGCTCCGTCATGTACGCCGAATCGAGGCCCTGGTATTTCAGGATCAACCGCGAGCCCGCGACCTGGCCGAGAATCTTCGACCACACGGCGACGACCTCCGGCGTGATCTTCATCGCATTGTTGAAGGAACCGAATGTGATGTGGCCGGTCTTGACCGAGGGCGGCGGCGCCACGGGCGGGCAGGGGGTCGGCGCCTGGAAGCAGGAAAAACATTCCGGCAATCGCACCAGCTTCTCGGTGTGAAAGACCTCGCTCGCTCCAACCGGATCGGCCAGCGCATCGGTGATGCGATAGTCCATGGACGCGAGCCCGGTGGTGTTGGGATAGCCGAGCCAGGTCACCTGCACCGGCGCCGGCATTCGCGCGAAGACCGTCAGGCGGTTGAGCGGCGTGTGTCCCGCCAGATCGACCAGGATGTCGATGGCATCAGCCTGGATCCGGCCGGCGACCTCGTCGTCGGAAAGGTTCGCGACCAGTCGCCAGTGATCCGCCTTGCTTCGGATCCGCTGGGTGACATCGTCGGCGATCAGGTTGTTGGAGTAGCAGAAGACTTCGAACCGCTTCTTGTCGTGAGCGGCGAGCACGGGCTCGATGAAATGCGCCACCGAGTGCTGCTTGAAGTCCGGCGAGAGGTAGCCGATGCGAAGCCTGCGATCGTTCGCCTCGCCGCCCGCGGGAGCAGACCGCGGCGCGAGCCGGATCGAAGGCGATTCGAAGAGCTCCCCGAACTTCCTGTGCGCCGCAAAGATTGCCGCGAGGTCAGGCCGCGGCAGGTAGTTCAAGGCGCAGAGATAGAGGTCGCGCAGAATCGACGAGTCGGGGCAGGCCGCCATGCCGCGCTCGAACTGCTCGAGCGCCTCCGTCAGTTTGCCCTGCTGATGCAGTGCGTTGCCCAGGTTGCAGTGCGCCTGCGGCTGACGCGGATCGATCTCCAGCGCGCGCCGGTAGGCCTCGATCGCCTGGGGCAGCTCCCCCAGCGTCTGATGGACCTTGCCCAGGTTGAAGATGAAGTTCACCTCGCGGGGATGGCGCTCCACGGCCTTGCGCATGAGGGTCACGGCCTCCGAGTTCCGGCCGGTCTGATGCCTCAGCACGCCCAGATAGGAGAGGGCGCGGCCGTTGCCCGGCTCGACGTCGAGGACGCGCACGTAGAGATGCTCCGCGATTTTAAGCTCGCCCCGCGCATGGTGCTGCTGCGCCATCGCGATTGCCTCCGCCACGGTCACGCGCTGCGACGGCCCGTCGCCGATCCGGACGAGGCCTGGAGGACGAGGCTTGGGCATGGATCGAATCCTATCGCAATGAACGGCGGGTTCCTGCCAGGCGCATTGAAATCTGACCTAAGATCCCTCTCCATGACCACGGGCACGCCGGGCAGCGCAGCGACGAATCCACTCATCCGATTGCACATCGGCGGGCGCGAGGCGCGCGAGGGGTGGACGCTGATGAATGCGCAGCCGGGACCGGGCGTGGATGTGGTGGGCAATGGCCGCGACCTCTCCATGTTCGCCACCGGCACGGTGGTCGAGATCTACGCGCCCTACGTCTATCAGCGGTTTGGATTCCGGCGCGAGCTGGCGGCGGCCTTGAAGGAGGCCTTTCGCGTGCTGATTCCCGGCGGCGTGCTGCGGGTCTCCGTGCCGAATCTCGAAACCATTGCCAAGCTCTTCTTGGAGCCGAAGGTTCCCTACGAGGACAAATTCCATCTGCTCACGCTGGTCTACGGCGAGCAGGCCAACGAGTCCGACGCGCATCGGACCGCATTTTCCCACATGTTTCTGAGCGACTGGCTTTCCAATGGGGGCTTCAAGGACATCGCCGCGGTGGAATCATTCGGCCTCTTTCCCGACCATTCCAATCTCAAGTACGGGCCGGTTCCCCTGAGCCTGAACATGATCGCCACCAAGAAGTCCAACGCGATGGAGCTGAACAACGAGGCCAACAAGCGGCACACGCAGGGGCAGATCCAGGAGGCTTTGGACCTCTACGAGTTGGCGATGCTGCTCGCCCCCGACAAGGCCATGATCCACAGCAACTTTCTCATGGTCCTGAACTACATGCCCAGCCCGGACATGGCGGCGATCTTCGCGGCGCACCGGGCATTCGGCGAGCTTCATGAAAGCGGAAGATTGAAGCCCGCGGTGATCGGGCCCGGCGCTCCGCGAGGCGGCGCCTCGACCGGCGGAGAAGCGAAAATTCGCGTCGGCTATGTCTCAAGCGATTTCCGCGAGCACGCCGTGGCGCACTTCATCGAGCCCGTGCTTGCGGCGCATGACCGGAGCACGTTTGAGCTCTTCGCCTACTACCACCACACCGCCGTCGACGACGTGACCCGCCGCCTCCAGACGCTGGTGCCCAACTGGCGAAGCCTGGTTGGAAAATCCGACGACGAGATCGCCAAGATGGTGCGCGACGATCACATCGACATCCTGGTGGATCTCGCCGGCCATGCCGGACTGAATCGCCTTCCCGTGTTCGCCCGCAAGCCGGCGCCGGTGCAGGTGACCTGGCTGGGCTATCCCAACACCACCGGCCTGACCGCGATGGACTACCGCATCACCGATGCCTTCGCGGATCCGCCGGGCATGACCGAGGCGTTCCACACCGAGAAGCTGGTGCGCCTGCCCGGGAGTTTCTCCTGCTACCGGGGGCCGGAGAAGTGTCCGGAGGTTGGACCGCTGCCCAGGCTCAAGAGCGGACAGATCACCTTTGGTTCCTTCAACATCTTCGCCAAGATCACGCCCGAAGTCATCGCGGTGTGGGCGCGGATCCTCAAGCGGCTGCCCACCGCCAAACTTTTTTTGAAGTACCGCGATCTGGACACGCCCACCATGACGCAGTCGATCCTGGGCAACTTCAGGCGCCACGGCGTCGATGCTGCGCAGCTGCGGATCATGGGCGACGATCCCTCGCACTTCACGCACATGGAGCGCTACAACTCCGTCGACATCGGGCTGGATCCCTTTCCTTACAACGGCACCACCACCACCTGCGATGCGCTCTGGATGGGCGTGCCCGTGGTCACCCTTGCGGGCGTCAGCCATGTGGGACGCGTTGGCGTAAGTCAATTGAGCAACATCGGCCTGCCGGAACTGATCGCCAAGAGCAAGGACGACTATGTGGAGATCGCGGTGCGGCTTGCGGGCGACGTGCCGCGACTGACGGAGCTCCGCGCCGGCCTGCGTCCGCGCATGCTCGCCTCGCCCCTCTCGGACATTCCACGGTTCACGAAAAATCTTGAGGCGGCCTACCTTGAAATGTGGAAGGCCTATCGCGGCAAGGCTTCCTGATGCTCCCGCACCATCGTCTGGTAGGCCACTTCGAGATGGCGCGTGAAGCGCGTCACATCCATCAATGGTGAGGCCTGCATCCGGGCGCGAAGTCCCGCTCGCAGCGACTCGAGCTTTTTGAGATTGCCCGCCAGGTCCGCGGCAATCCTTATGTAATCCTCCTCATCCTTGGCGATCAGTTCGGAGAGCCCGAGATTGCTGAGCTGACTCACCCCCACGCGCCCCACATGGCTGACGCCGGCGAGGGTGACAACGGGCACGCCCATCCAGAGCGCATCGCAGGTGGTGGTGGTGCCGTTGTAGGGAAAGGGATCCAGCCCGATGTCGACGGAGTTGTAGCGCTCCATGTGCGCCGCGTGCGAGGCGTCGAGACCGAGGATCGCGACCCGCTTTGGATCCACCCCATGCTCCTTGAAGATGGAGCGGATCAGGGTGCGCATGGCGTCTGAGTCCAGCCCTTGGTACTTCAGCAGCAGCGTCGCGGTCGGCACGCGCTTCAGCAGTCGCGACCAGGTCGCCAGCACCTCCGGCGTCATCTTGGAGAGCATGTTGAAGGAGCCGAAGGTGATGTGACCGTTGCGCAGCGCGGGCAGCGGACCCACGTCGGGACTCTGCGCCGGAGCCTTGAAGCAGGAGAAGCAATCGGGCAGGCGCACCAGCTTCTCAGTGTGGAACGCCTCCGTCATGCCCGGCGGATCGGCGAAGGCATCGGTGATGCGGTAGTCCATGGCATTCAAGCCGGTGGTGTTGGGATAGCCCAGCCAGGTCACCTGCACCGGCGCCGGCTTGCGCGCGAACACCGGCAGCCGGTTCAGACCGGAATGACCGGCAAGGTCCACCAGGATGTCGATCCGATCGTCGCGCACCATCCGGGCGACTTCCTCGTCGCTCTTGTCATGGATGGGTCGCCAATTCGGCACCAGCGCCTGCAGGCGGCGCGTGACATCGTCCACCAGCGTGTGGTGGTAGTAGGCGAAGAGCTCGAACTTGCTCCGGTCATGCGCCGCAAGCACCGGCTCGATGAAGTGCGCCACCGAGTGTTGCCGGAAATCGGGCGAGAGGTAGCCGACGCGGATTTTCCGTGCCATGCCGAGTTCGCGGCCCGCGTCGCTGCCCGAACGCACCGGTGGTGTGAGCGAAGCGTCGGGGGGCATCGCGGAGGAGGCGATCGGCGATGAGCGCGGCGCCCGCTTCTCGTAGCCCGCGCCGATCTTGCGATGCTCCTCGAAGATCTCCGCCAGGTTGGGCCGGGCCAAAAAGTTGAGGACATAGAGATAGTTGCTGTGGATGAGCGACTCCTCCGGGCTCACCTCCAGCGCCATCTTGAAGCACTCGATCGCATCGTGAAGCTTGCCCTGCCGGTGCAGGACGGATCCCAGGTTGGTCAGCGCAGTGGTGGACTTGTGGCGCGGCTGAAGGGCGATGGACTTTCGGAAGCTCTCCGCGGCCTCCTCCAATTGGTTGAGATTCATCAGGGCCACGCCGATGTTGTAGAAGGATTCGCCCGAGGGACGGAGCTTGTGGGCCTGGCGGAACGCGGCCAGTGCCTCCGGCATCTGCCGCCGCTCGTCGTGGACCTTGGCCAGATTGTCGTGGTAGTGGAAGACCTCCGGGTGGCGCGCGGCGGTGAGCTTCATCAGCTCCAGGCCTTCGTCGCTGCGGCCGGTCTGGTGCAGCAGCACGCCGTAGTAGAAGCGCGCCTGGTCGAACTCCGGGTCGGACTCCAGGATCAGGCGGAAGAGCTCGCCCGCGGTGCGGAGATCGCCGGCCATGTGAAATCTCTGGGCGATGGCCGTGGCATCGGCGAGCGTGAATTGTTGGGCCGGTCGGCCGTCCATGGCCGGAAAATCCACGACCGGCCGCCGGCCCTTGGGCACCTCGGGCCGCAGGCAGCAGTTCTTGGCTTTGCGGCCGCTGCCGCAGGGGCAGGGATCGTTCCGGTTGACCGCGCTCACGTCGCCACCGCGCCCAGATGGTTCTTCCACATCGTCTGGTAGGCCTGCTCCAGATTCCGCGTGAAGCGCGGGATGTCCATGAGCGGAGAGGTCCGCAGCCGCTCGCGCAGCGAGGCGCGCAGGGCCGCGAGCTTCGGCAGGTCCCCTGCAAGGCGCGCCGCGATGTCGACGTATTCATCGAGGTCCTTGGCGATCATCTCCGGCAGACCGAGGTTGCTCATCTGGCTCACGCCGACGCGGCTCACGTGGTTGCGCCCGGCAAGCGTGACCACCGGCACGCCCATCCACAGGGAATCGCAGGTCGTGGTGGTGCCGTTGTAGGGAAAGGGATCGAGCCCGATGTCGATCCGGTTGTAGCAGTCGAAGTGCTCCATCGGCGAGATGTTCGGGCTCAGCAGCTCGATTTGTTCGGGAGTGGCGCCGCACTTGCACAGCGCCTCCATGGTGAACTTCTTCAGGCTCGGATTGTCCAGGCTGCGGTTCTTCAGCACCAGCCGCGAGCCGGGAACGCGCTTGAGGATCGCGATCCAGACCTTCATGACTTCGGGGGTGATCTTGGCGAAGTTGTTGAAGGAGCCGAAGGTGACGCGGCCATTCTTGAGTGCGGGCAGCGCACCGACATCGGGGCTCTGCGCCGGCGCCTTGAAGCAGGAGAAGCACTCGGGAAGGCGCAGCAGCTTCTCAGTGTGCAGCGCGTCGGCCTCGCCGGGCGGATCGGCGAAGGCGTCCGTGAGGCGGTAGTCCATGGTCGGCAAGCCGGTGGTGTTGGGGTAGCCGATCCATGTCGCCTGCACCGGCGCCGGCTTGCGCAGGAAAATCATCAGCCGGTTCAGCGCGGTATGGCCCGCGAGGTCGACCAGGATGTCGATGCGATCGTGCTGGATCATCTTCGCCGCGTCTTCGTCGGGGAGCGTGTCGATCATGCGCCAATTGGGCACCGAGGCCTGCATGCGCTTGGTGGCCTCGTCGACGCGCGGATTGTTGGAGTAGCAGAAGATCTCGAACTTCTCCCGGTCGTGCGCGGCCAGGATCGGCTCGATGAATTGGCCGACGGCGTGGCCGTAGAAGTCGGGCGAGACGTAGCCGACGCGAAGTTTGGAACCGGCTTCGGCACGGGCGCCGGCCGCCAGCGGATTCACGTAGAGCCTGGGCACGAAGCTGGCGAACTTGTCGCCGAACTTTTTGTGCTCCTGGAAGATCATCGGCAGGTCGGGATGGCCGAGGTAGTTCAGCGTCAGCAGGTAGTTGCTGTGCACGTAGGCGTTCTCGATGTCCATCGAGATCGCCGTGCGGTAGTTCTCCAGGGCCTCGTCCAGTTCGCCTTTGAGCGACAGCGCGATGCCGAGGTTGTTGCGGGGAATGGCCTGGGCATTGGGCGGCAGGCGCTTGATCGCCTCGCGGGCGAATTCAATCGCCTCGTCCAGCTGCCCGGCGTCGGCCAGTTGCTTGGCCAGCGAGCAGTGGGTGTGGCCGCTGGGCTCCAGTTCCACCGTTCTGCGGTAGCAGGCGATCGCTTCGGGATAGTTGTCGATCGACTCATAAATGAGTCCGAGGTTGTAGTGGTATTGGTAGACGTCGGGGTACTTTGCCACCGCCTGCTTCAGGAAAACGAAGGCTTCCGTGATCTTGTTGGTCTGGCAGAGCAGCATCCCCAGATAAAACATCGCTTCGCCGTGGTTGGGGTCGGTCTCGAGAATTTTTCGGTACTGACTCTCCGCCACGTCGTAGTTGCCCTGCGCGTGCAGGCGATGCGCCTCGGCGACCGCCGCGGCAAGGTTTGAATCGGGTGGGGGAGTGGAGTTCATGAGGCTTTGGAACCGGTGTGCATCTTCCACATTTCCTGGTAGGCCGTCTCGAGATTCCGGGTGAAGCGGGGGACGTCCATGAGCGGGGATGCGATCATGCGCTGGCGCAGGCCGGCGCGCAATGCGGTCAGTCGCGGCACATCCGCAGCCAGACGTGCGGCGATCTCGACATAGTCGTTCGGGTCCTTGCCGATCAGCTCCGGCAGACCGAGGTTGCTCATCTGGCTCACGCCCACACGGCCGACGTGACTGACGCCGGCGAGCACCACCATGGGCACGCCCATCCACAGCGCCTCAAAGGTCGTGGTGGTGCCGTTGTAGGGAAAGGGATCGAGCCCGATGTCGATCGTGTTGTATTGCTCCAGATGCGACGCATGCGGCCCGTCCTGGCCGCGCATTTCGATCGAGCCGGCCGCGACGCCATGCTTGGCGAAGATCGAAAGGATGAAGTTCTGGACTCCCGGCGCCGACATGCTCTTGTTCTTGAGGACCAGTCGGGAGCCGGGGACGCGCTTGAGGATCCTCGCCCACACCGCGATCACCTGCGGCGTGGTCTTGGCGAAATTGTTGAAGGAGCCGAAGGTCACATGTCCGTTCTTCAGCGCGGGCAACGGACCCACGTCGGGGCTCGCCGCCTGCGGCTGGAAGCAGGAGAAGCATTCCGGCATGCGCCAGAGTTTCTCGGTGTGGAGTTTGTCGGACTCGCCCGGCGGATCGGCGAAGCGGTCGGTGATCCGCCAGTCCATCGTGGTCAGGCCGGTGGTGTTGGGGTAGCCCAGCCAGGTCACCTGCACCGGCGCCGGCTTGAGGCCGAAGAGCAGCAGCCGTGAATTCTGGGTGTGTCCGGCCAGATCGACCAGCAGGTCGATGCCGTCGCGGCGGATGAGCTCGGCGACCTCCTCCTCCGACCGGTTGTGGATCAGCCGCCAGCTTGGGACAAGTCCCTTGATGCGCGTGGTGTAGTCGTCGACCTGCGCGTTGTTGGAGTAGCAGAAGACCTCGAACTTCTCCTTGTCGTGCGCCGCCAGAATCGGCTCGATGAAATAGGAGACCGAGTGCTGGCGAAAATCCGGCGAGACATAGCCGACGCGCAGCCGGCGCTTCGTGCCCGCGGCCCGGTCTTCCTGGACATCGCGCGGAGGCAGGGGGCGGTCGTAGAGCCTGCCGAACTGCCGGTGAGCTTCGAAGACTTTGGCAAGGTCCGGGTCGGCCAGGAAATTGAGCGTGTACAGGTAGTTGTTCCGCATGACCGAGTCGTCCGGCGTGATCGCCAGACCGGCCTCGATACTCTCGATCGCCTCTTTCAGCTTTCCTTGCTGCTGCAGGACGATGGCCAGATTGTTGTAGAGGTTGGCGCTCTGCTCGCGCGGCTGCCGCTGGATGGCCTGACGGCAGCATTCGGCGGCTTCGTCCAGCTCGCCGATCTGCATCAGCATGGTCCCCAGATGGTCCAGGGCCACGGGCCGCGGATCGATCGCCACAGCGCGGCGGTAGGAGGCGATGGCCTCGCTCATGTTTCCACTTTCGAAGCAGAAGTAGCCAAAGTTGAATTGGTAGAGGAAAACCTTGGGATGCTTGAGCGTGGCCCGCTTCATCAGCTCAAAGGCCTGCTGGGCCCTTCCCATCTGGTGGTTGAGCACTCCGAGAAAGAAAAGCGCGTCGCCGTGGTCCGGGTCAACCGCCAGAATGAGTTTGTAAATCTTTTCAGCGCCCGCCGTGTCGCCGTGCTGCTGCCGATCCTGTGCGATCCGCACGGCCTCCGAAAATGGAATCGGCTGCGACTGCAGACCGTCGGCCAGCGGCAGTGCGATCGTCCGCGCCTTGCCGGCGGATCCCCCGGGACCCTGGCAGCAGTTCTTGGCTTTCCGTCCGCTTCCGCAGGAACAGGGATCATTGCGACCGACGGTGCTCATGTCGTGAAAAGTCTCGTGGGAAACAGCCCTCGCCTGAGGGCCGTCGTGGTCAATCAGGACGCCGCGCCTCCACTATATCCCACTCCCGCATCGCCAACCCTTCGCCCCGGCAAATCCATCTAAACTGGATCCGCCCATGGAAGCCGCACGACCCGACCACGCCTCGTTCCGCAAGCCGATCCGATTGCATCTTGGCGGGCACGATGTGAAGGAGGGATGGACCCTGCTCAACGCGCAGCCGCGGCCCGGCGTCGACGTCGTCGGCAATTGCACGGATCTCTCCATGTTCGCCGATGGCTCGGTCGAGGAGGTCTACGCCTCGCACATCTACGAGCACCTTGGGTTTCGCCGCGAGCTGAGCACGGCGCTCAACGAGGCGGCGCGGGTGCTGCGGACGGGCGGCACGCTTCGGGTGGCCGTTCCCAATCTCGAAGTCCTGATGTCGCTCTTCCTCGAGCCCGGCCTGGACCTCGACGCGCGCTTCTACGTGCACATGATGATCATGGGCGGCCAGTTGGACGAATACGACTTTCACAAGGCCGGATTTTCATTTCAGATTCTCGGCGAGCGGTTGCACGCGCATGGGTTCCGCAACATCCAGCAGGTGGAGAGCTTCGGACTCTTCGACGACACCTCCACGCGGAAGTTCGGCACGGTTCCCATCAGCCTGAATGTGGAATGCACCAAGGGTTGAGGGCGGGGCGGGAGCCCGTCATCGCCCGGCTTTGGCAAAATGGCTTTCCCACATGGCCTGGTAGGCCCGTTCCAGGTGGCGCGTGAATCGCGCCGCATCCATCAACGGAGATGCGATCAAGCGCCGGCGCAGGCCGGCGCGCAGTTCCGTCAGGCGCGGCAGATCAGCTGCCAGTCCGACGGCAATCTTCACATAGTCATCGATGTCCCGGGCGATCAATTCGGTCAGCCCCAGGTTGCTCATCTGGCTCA
It encodes the following:
- a CDS encoding tetratricopeptide repeat protein, with product MPKPRPPGLVRIGDGPSQRVTVAEAIAMAQQHHARGELKIAEHLYVRVLDVEPGNGRALSYLGVLRHQTGRNSEAVTLMRKAVERHPREVNFIFNLGKVHQTLGELPQAIEAYRRALEIDPRQPQAHCNLGNALHQQGKLTEALEQFERGMAACPDSSILRDLYLCALNYLPRPDLAAIFAAHRKFGELFESPSIRLAPRSAPAGGEANDRRLRIGYLSPDFKQHSVAHFIEPVLAAHDKKRFEVFCYSNNLIADDVTQRIRSKADHWRLVANLSDDEVAGRIQADAIDILVDLAGHTPLNRLTVFARMPAPVQVTWLGYPNTTGLASMDYRITDALADPVGASEVFHTEKLVRLPECFSCFQAPTPCPPVAPPPSVKTGHITFGSFNNAMKITPEVVAVWSKILGQVAGSRLILKYQGLDSAYMTELLRGQFAAHSVSPERLDILGKDLGQFEHMQRYNAVDIGLDPFPYNGTTTTLDALWMGVPVVVLAGCNHAGRVGVSQMGNLGLQELVAKDGDDYVGLAVALANDAPRLAALRSGMRDRMIASPLMDVPRFTRHLEEAFRSMWSEHAASIRR
- a CDS encoding tetratricopeptide repeat protein, with translation MSAVNRNDPCPCGSGRKAKNCCLRPEVPKGRRPVVDFPAMDGRPAQQFTLADATAIAQRFHMAGDLRTAGELFRLILESDPEFDQARFYYGVLLHQTGRSDEGLELMKLTAARHPEVFHYHDNLAKVHDERRQMPEALAAFRQAHKLRPSGESFYNIGVALMNLNQLEEAAESFRKSIALQPRHKSTTALTNLGSVLHRQGKLHDAIECFKMALEVSPEESLIHSNYLYVLNFLARPNLAEIFEEHRKIGAGYEKRAPRSSPIASSAMPPDASLTPPVRSGSDAGRELGMARKIRVGYLSPDFRQHSVAHFIEPVLAAHDRSKFELFAYYHHTLVDDVTRRLQALVPNWRPIHDKSDEEVARMVRDDRIDILVDLAGHSGLNRLPVFARKPAPVQVTWLGYPNTTGLNAMDYRITDAFADPPGMTEAFHTEKLVRLPDCFSCFKAPAQSPDVGPLPALRNGHITFGSFNMLSKMTPEVLATWSRLLKRVPTATLLLKYQGLDSDAMRTLIRSIFKEHGVDPKRVAILGLDASHAAHMERYNSVDIGLDPFPYNGTTTTCDALWMGVPVVTLAGVSHVGRVGVSQLSNLGLSELIAKDEEDYIRIAADLAGNLKKLESLRAGLRARMQASPLMDVTRFTRHLEVAYQTMVREHQEALPR
- a CDS encoding tetratricopeptide repeat protein, translated to MNSTPPPDSNLAAAVAEAHRLHAQGNYDVAESQYRKILETDPNHGEAMFYLGMLLCQTNKITEAFVFLKQAVAKYPDVYQYHYNLGLIYESIDNYPEAIACYRRTVELEPSGHTHCSLAKQLADAGQLDEAIEFAREAIKRLPPNAQAIPRNNLGIALSLKGELDEALENYRTAISMDIENAYVHSNYLLTLNYLGHPDLPMIFQEHKKFGDKFASFVPRLYVNPLAAGARAEAGSKLRVGYVSPDFYGHAVGQFIEPILAAHDREKFEIFCYSNNPRVDEATKRMQASVPNWRMIDTLPDEDAAKMIQHDRIDILVDLAGHTALNRLMIFLRKPAPVQATWIGYPNTTGLPTMDYRLTDAFADPPGEADALHTEKLLRLPECFSCFKAPAQSPDVGALPALKNGRVTFGSFNNFAKITPEVMKVWIAILKRVPGSRLVLKNRSLDNPSLKKFTMEALCKCGATPEQIELLSPNISPMEHFDCYNRIDIGLDPFPYNGTTTTCDSLWMGVPVVTLAGRNHVSRVGVSQMSNLGLPEMIAKDLDEYVDIAARLAGDLPKLAALRASLRERLRTSPLMDIPRFTRNLEQAYQTMWKNHLGAVAT
- a CDS encoding tetratricopeptide repeat protein yields the protein MSTVGRNDPCSCGSGRKAKNCCQGPGGSAGKARTIALPLADGLQSQPIPFSEAVRIAQDRQQHGDTAGAEKIYKLILAVDPDHGDALFFLGVLNHQMGRAQQAFELMKRATLKHPKVFLYQFNFGYFCFESGNMSEAIASYRRAVAIDPRPVALDHLGTMLMQIGELDEAAECCRQAIQRQPREQSANLYNNLAIVLQQQGKLKEAIESIEAGLAITPDDSVMRNNYLYTLNFLADPDLAKVFEAHRQFGRLYDRPLPPRDVQEDRAAGTKRRLRVGYVSPDFRQHSVSYFIEPILAAHDKEKFEVFCYSNNAQVDDYTTRIKGLVPSWRLIHNRSEEEVAELIRRDGIDLLVDLAGHTQNSRLLLFGLKPAPVQVTWLGYPNTTGLTTMDWRITDRFADPPGESDKLHTEKLWRMPECFSCFQPQAASPDVGPLPALKNGHVTFGSFNNFAKTTPQVIAVWARILKRVPGSRLVLKNKSMSAPGVQNFILSIFAKHGVAAGSIEMRGQDGPHASHLEQYNTIDIGLDPFPYNGTTTTFEALWMGVPMVVLAGVSHVGRVGVSQMSNLGLPELIGKDPNDYVEIAARLAADVPRLTALRAGLRQRMIASPLMDVPRFTRNLETAYQEMWKMHTGSKAS
- a CDS encoding methyltransferase domain-containing protein; translated protein: MEAARPDHASFRKPIRLHLGGHDVKEGWTLLNAQPRPGVDVVGNCTDLSMFADGSVEEVYASHIYEHLGFRRELSTALNEAARVLRTGGTLRVAVPNLEVLMSLFLEPGLDLDARFYVHMMIMGGQLDEYDFHKAGFSFQILGERLHAHGFRNIQQVESFGLFDDTSTRKFGTVPISLNVECTKG